The window GCGACCAGGTGCACGCCGTGCTGCGGGAGACCGTGGTCGGCGGCCCCGCCCCGTCCGTGCCCGCCGACGCGGCAGGCCGCGCCACGGTCCTGCGCGAGACCCACGAGACCACCCTGCGGCGCATCGGTGACGCCGGGGCCGCCACCGGGATCGCGGCACTGACCGCCGCGGTGCTTCAGCTGCGCGCCGGAGTCCTCGCACCCACCGGAGAGCGGGCCGCCCCCGCGGCCTGGCCGCGGCCGCTCGACGCACGGGGGCGGGAGCTGCCCCGTACAGCCGTGGTGGAGCCGGCCGAGGCACAGGGGCCCGGCATCACAGGCGTACTGGAGGAGTACCTGCCCTCGGGGGAGAGCTCCGCACGCCCGGAGCAGGACCGCAAGGCCGCCGCGCGCGACGAGCTGATCCTGCTGTCCGCACCCACCCCGGCCCACCTCACCGCCTTCGCCGCGCGCCTCGCCGACTGGCTGGCACCCGCCGCGTCCGGCGACCGTGGAGACGGCCCCGCCGCGCTGCCCGCGCTCGGCGAGCTGGCCCGTGCGCTGCGCGCAGGGCGCGCCGCGCTGCCCTTCCGGCTGGCGCTGATCGTCCGGGACCTTCCCCAACTCATCGCATCACTCGATGAGTTCGTGGCGGATCCATCGGCGGCGCGCGGCAGCCGCATCCGCACCGCCGACCTGCGCGGCGGGGCGGACGACCGCTACGCCCTCGCCGGGGTGCCGGAGACCCGGGACTACCTGGCCGCGCTGTGGCGGGGGAACCGGCTTGAGCAGGTGACCCGACTGTGGCTGGCCGGGCTGCCCATCGACTGGGCCGCCCTCGAACAGCGCACCGGTGCCGGCGGCATGGTCGTACCGCTGCCCCCTTCGGTGTTCCTGCGCCGCCCGATGTGGCTGGGCGGCGCACCTGTCACCGGTGCCCCGAAGGGGAGCGCCGGGGAGGCCGGTGCGGCGACGGAGCCCACCGGATGAGCGGATGAGCGGATGAGCGGAAACGTAATCCTGGGCGGGTCCGCCGGACCCGGTGAGCCGGGCCGCCCCGCGCCGGTCAAGCTGTGGTTCTGCACCAACGAGGAACTGGCCGCCGAGTTCGCCGAGACCCTGGCCGACGCCTGGCTGGACGCGCCGGAGCGCGAGCTCGCCGAGCGGTTCCTGTTCGAGCAGGACCGCCACCAGTACGTCATCGCGCACCTCCTGGTGCGGCGCGTGCTGGCGTTGGAGACGGGCGTGCCCGAGTCGGAGGCTGTGATCTGGCGTTCGACCCGCGGTCGGCCGTTCTTCCGCAGGCCCCCCGAAGGGATGCTGCGAGGCGGCCACAAACTGGACTTCAACCTGTCCCACACCCATGGGCACAACCTGCTCGGCATGGTGCGCGCCCACCGGATCGGCGTGGACGTGGAACGCCTGGACCGTGGCGCCCGGGGGCTGAACACCATCGTCGACACCTTCGCGCCGCAGGAGCGGCACTGGGTGACGCAGGTCCCGCCCGGCCGCCCGCGCGACCGGCGGGTGCTGCGCCTGTGGACGCTCAAGGAGGCGTATTCCAAGGCGCTCGGGCTGGGGCTCGGCCTGCCCTTCGACTCATTCGTCTTCGAGCTGGCCGAGGACGACGGAGTGCTCGGATTCCAGCCCCCCGACAACGCCGTCGAGGGCGCCCAGCGATGGCGGTTCCTGGAACTGGAACCGGCGCCCGACATCCTGGCCGCCGTCGCGGTGATCATCGACCCGGGGGCGCCCGCGGTGCTCCAGCTGTACCACGGCTTCCCCTGGAGCAGGGGCGTGCCGCAGCTCATCGCCCTGCCCGAACCGGCGCGGATCCTCGTGTGACCGCGGCGCTCGGCAGCCGGCACGCGCAGAGCCCCGGTGCTGTCGGCACAGCATCGGGGCCCACTCATCGGCGCAGCCGCGTATCAGGCGGTCGCGGTCGCTTCCTCCACGGGGCGTTCCAGCTCCCGCTCGGCGCGCCCCAGCATGATCGAATCGGCGATCTCGCCGCTGCGTACGGCGATGTTCGACAGCAGCGCGGACGACAGACCGTGGCTGTGCTCGGTGCCGCCCTGGAGATAGACCCCGCAGGTCAGTCCCGACGCGGGGACGAGACGGTAGTCGCGCTCCACCCGGTGCCTGCCCGCCGCGTCACGCTGGAAGAGCTGGTCGAAGTCGCCGAGCAGGCGCGCCGGGTCCACGCAGTCGTAGCCGGTGGCGAAGACCAGTGCGTCGACGCCCAGTTCCTCCGTCCGGCCGTCGAGCAGCGAGCGCAGGACCACCCGCTTTCCGTTGCCGGCGGGCTTGACCTCGGTGACCCTGGTCAGGTTGCGGAAGTGCAGCCGTCGGCTGTCGCGCACCTCCTCGTCGTACGCGCGTTGGTACAGCGAGCGGATGACGTCGGCGTCGACCACCGAGTAGTTGGTGTTGCGGTGATAACGCCAGAACGCGTCCCTCGCCTGATCGGTCCCGAAGAAGTACTCGTCGACCGCGCCGGGATCGAACACCTGGTTGGCGAAGGGGGTGTCGTCGGCGACGGAGTAGCCGTACGACGGGATGACCGCGGAGACCTGGGCGTGCGGCAGCGAGTCGTAGAGGAACCGGGTGATCTCGGCCGCGCTCTGGCCGGCGCCGACCACCGCCACGCTCCTGAGGTCCTCAGGCGCGTGTGCGTTGAATCTGCCCAGGAACTCCGAGCTGTGCCACACCCGTTCGTCGGCCGTCATGCCCTCCGGCAGACGCGGTACCAGGCCCGTCGAGATGGCCACGTTGCGTGCGGTGACCACCTGGGTGCTGCCGTCGCTTTCGCGCACCTCGATCTCGAGAAGGTCGGGCGCTTTGGCTCCGTTCTCGGCGACGGGCCGGATCGAGATGACCTCGGCTCCGTAAGTGACCTGGTTGTCGAGGCCTGCGGCCGCCCACTCCAGGTACTGGTGGAATTCGTGCCGGGTCGGAAAGAAGTCCTGGTTGTTCACGAACTGCACCAGCCGGTTCGCGGCGTGCAGATACGAGACGAAGCTGAACCGGGACAGCGGGTTCCTGAAGGTCACCAGGTCCTTCAGGAACGAAATCTGCATGGTTGTCGACGGCAGCAACATGTTTCGGTGCCAGCCGAAGGTGGGCTGCCGCTCGAAGAAATGGGACTTGACCGGATGCTGTGCAGCGCTCGCCCCATGCTCCTCCAACGCGATCGCGAGCGAGAGGTTGGACGGGCCGAACCCGATTCCGACCAAGTCGTAGATCTCTTGATGGCGCCTGCCCGTTATGCCCATAAAAACTCTCCCGCTTGCGTCTGGAAAACTCGGCCGATGACCCGAGAGACCGTTCTGCAGTGTCGCTCTCCAGAGTGTCTCAAAAGCAACTTGAAGACGGCATGAAGACCTTTCAAGCGTTTCTCGAGGTGCTCGGTATTCGCGATCGTTGTCCCGTCGGCGGGACGGCTGTAGGGTCGGCGATGATTTCCTGTATCCGTGTGGTGCGGCCGATTCTGTAGGTATCCGGAGTAATGCGCTCAGGTGTGAACCGGGCCGAGCCATGCCCTGAGTCAATTGCTGGAAAGGTGAATCCGGATGTTCGTTCCCAGCTTTTACCGTGAGCCGGAAAATTCATGGATGGTCGACCTGATCCGTGATAATCCACTGGCGCTTTCGGTGGCCAACGGCACTGACGAGGACGGTCCCTTCGCCACGCATCTGCCGGTCATCTTCGACCCCGAAACGGCCGCTGACTGGTCCGGCGAGCTGCCCGGGGTCACGCTGCTCGGGCACATGAACCGGGCGAACCCGCACTGGGCGGCGCTGGAGACGGGCGGCGTCCTGCTGCTGACGTTCACCGGTCCGCATTCCTATGTGTCGCCCACGGTGTACGAGGTGACCCCGGCCGCCCCGACGTGGAACTTCACCGCGGTGCACGTCCGGGGCGTGGTGGAGAAGATCGACTCGGCCGAGGAGACGCTGGGCGTGGTGCAGTCCACGGTGCGGGCTTTCGAGGGGGCGTTCGGCAACGGCTGGGACATGGACGGGTCGCTCGACTACTTCCGCAAGATCCTGCCCGGTGTGGGGGCCTTCCGGCTCAAGGTGACCGGGGCCGAGGGCATGTTCAAGCTCAGCCAGGAGCAGCCGGGCGAGGTGCGGGCTCGCGTGCAGGAGGCGTTCGGGCAGAGCGCGTGCACGTACAGGCGTGAGACCGCCGAGCTGATAGGCCGGCTGTCCTGACGTCCCCGCAGGCTCCGCCGTCAGGCGGCGCCGATCCCTGCGTGACCAGGTCGCCGGCATCGGCGCACTGCCTCTGACGGTGGCCTGCGCAGCGGGCCGCAAGGTCGCCCGCCGGTCCCCGACAGCAGCCCTCCGTGTCCCGGACCCGGTTGACCCGGCCTCGCACCGGGGGCAACCGGGGCGTGCCGGAGGTGTCCGTCATGGTGCCCGCCGACGGCGGGCCGGCGTCGCATCGCCGCGTTGTCCGCCCCGGTGATGCCGACGCCCTCGCTCATGCCGTCGCTGCCTCGAAGCCCGCACCGTCGTCCGGTACGACCACCGTGCCGGCACTCTCGCCGTCGAAGATCTGCCGCAGGACGCAGTGCTTGATCCTGCCGTCGATGACGCGGGCCGTGCGCACCCCGTTGTTCACGGCGTGCAGGCAGCCCTCCATCTTGGGGATCATCCCGGCGGCCAGCCCGGGCAGCAGACCGGCCAGTTCGCCTGCGGTGAGGCGGGGGATCACCTCGTCGCTGTGCGGCCAGTTCGCGTACAGGCCCTGGACGTCGGTGAGGATGAGAAGGGCCTCGGCGTCGAGCGCGGCGGCGAGGGCCGCGGCCGCGGTGTCGGCGTTGACGTTGAACACACCGCCCCTGGCGGCATCCTTGGCGTCCTCGGCCCGGGCGATGGAGGAGATGACGGGGATGCGTCCGTTGTCGACGAGGTCCCGCACGATCCCGGCGTCGACGCGGGCGACCTCGCCGACCCGGCCGATGTCCACCGACTTGCCGTCCGTCTGCGCATAGCGCCTGACAGCGGTCATCAGACGGGCGTCCTCGCCCGTCATGCCCACCGCGTGCGGGCCGTGCTCGTTGAGCAGCCCGACGAGCTCGCGCTGCACCTGCCCGGCGAGGACCATCCGTACGACATCCATGGCCTCGTCGGTGGTGACCCGCAGGCCGTCCTTGAACTGGGAGGGCAGGTCGAGGCGTTGGAGCTGGGCGCTGATCTGCGGGCCGCCGCCGTGCACCACGACGGGTTTCAGGCCGGCATGCCGCAGAAAGAGGATGTCCTTCGCGAAGGCCGCCTTCAGTTCGGCGTCGACCATGGCGTTACCGCCGAACTTGATGACGACGGTCTTGCCGTGGTGGCGCGCGATCCAGGGCAGCGCCTCGACGAGGGCATGGGCCTTGGACAGGGCCGTGCGCTCGCTGGGGCGGTCGCGGTGGGTTTCCAGCAGAGCCGGCTGAGGATAGGGGGAAGCACTCATGAGGCGTACTCGCTGTTCTCGTGGAGGTGGAGAGACGCCGGAGGCGAACAGCGGCTCACGGTGCGACTCCGATCGTGGAAAGCCCCAGTCCTTCGGGCAGACCGAGGGCGGTGTTCATGCTCTGGACGGCCCCGCCCGCGGTGCCCTTGGTGAGGTTGTCGATCGCGCTGATGGCGATGATCCGGCCGACCGCCGGGTCCAGGGCCACCTGGATCTGCGCGGCGTTCGACCCGTACACGGCTGCGGTGCTGGGCCACTGCCCCTCGGGCAGCAGCCGTACGAAGGGCTCGTCGCCCAGCGCCTTCTCGTACGCGGCCCGTACGTCCTGCGCGCCGACCCCGGGCCGCGCCGCGGCCGAGCAGGTGGCCAGGATGCCGCGGGGCATGGGGGCCAGGGTCGGGGTGAAGGAGACCGCCACCCGGCGGCCCGCCACGGCGCTGAGGTGCTGCGCCATCTCGGGGGTGTGCCGGTGGCCGCCACCCACCCCGTAGGGCCGCATGGATCCCATGACCTCGCTGCCGAGCAGGTCCGCCCTGGGCGCCTTGCCGGCGCCGGACGTGCCGGACGCCGCGACGACCACCGCCTCGGGTTCGGCCAGCCGAGCCGCGTACAGGGGAAAGAGGGCCAGCAGGACGGCGGTCGGGTAGCAGCCCGGCACCGCGATACGCCGCGAACCCGCCAACGCGGCGCGTGAGCCCGGTAGTTCGGGCAGACCGTAGGGCCAGGTGCCCGCGTGCGGCGAGCCGTAGAACGTCTCCCAGTCACTCGCGTCGGCGAGACGGAAGTCCGCGCCGCAGTCGATGACGAGGGTCTGCTCGCCCAGCTGCCCGGCGACCGCGGCGGACTGGCCGTGCGGCAGGGCGAGGAAGACCACGTCGTGTCCCTGGAGGGCGTCGGCGGTGGTGGCCCGTACCTCGCGCCCGGCCAGCGGAGCAAGATGCGGTTGCAGGGTGCCCAGACGCTGTCCTGCGCTGGAGTGCCCGGTCAGCGCGCCGATCTCCACTTCGGGGTGGGTCAGAAGCAGGCGGAGGAGCTCGCCCCCCGCGTATCCACTCGCTCCCGCCACGGCTGCACGTACTGTCATGAACCCTCCCAGTTGGCAGATAGGTCGCGACCGGTCCGGCTGTCACCCGCCGCGCGTTGCTCCAGTCAACTCCCTGAAACGGAGCAGTAGTTGGTCCTGATCCTGCTGCAGACTCTCGATGCGGCGATGCAGCTGGTCCATCTCCTCGCGGAGGGGGCGCACCGTGTTGTCGGCCGGTGCGGGCGTCCTGCGGGGCTGCACCGGGGAGGCCGGGCGGGGGCCCGCCGCCCCGGTGAGGGCCGGGTCATGGTGGAGAATCTGCACCATCAGGTCGCGCAGGTCGGGGCCGGGCTCCACGCCGAGCTCGCGCCTGATGCGGTGGCGGGCCCGTTCGTACACGGCGAGCGCTTCCGCCTGCCGGCCGCAGCGGTACAGGGCGACCATCAGCAGGTGGTAGAACCGTTCCCGGGTGGGGTGCTGGGTGGCGAGCTCCGCCAGCTCGCCGACGATCTCGCCGTGGCGCCCGGTGCGCAGATACGCGTCGCACCTCATCTCCAGGGCGGCCAGCCGGAGCTCGTCGAGCCGGGCCGCCTCGTCCGCGCAGATGTCGCCGAGCAGGCTCCCCTGCAGTGCGGGTCCACGCCACAGTGACAGTGCCTGGTCCAGCAGCTCACCGGTCTGCCCCGGGGCGTGGGGCAGGGCCCGACGGCCCTGTTCGGTCAGCTGCCGAAAGCGCGCCGCGTCCGTTTCGGCGGGCGTGAGCCGCAGGGTGTAGCCGTGCGGGGTGGTCACGATCCATGGGCGCCGCGTCTTCTCATCGGCGTCCTGGCCCGCCGGGCGGGACAGCAGCCGGCGCAGCCGGGCCACATGGATCTGCAGCGCGTTCGCCGCGTTGGCGGGCGGATGAACGCCCCAGAGCTCGTCGATGAGCCGCCGCGCGGAGACGTCGTGCCCGGCCTTCACCACCAGGGCCGCGAGCAGCGCACGCTGTTTGGCACCCGTGGGGAGAACCCGCAGGCCGCTCCGCTCGTCCTGGAATTCCACGAGACCGAGAATGCAGAACCGCATCTCTTCCCTTCACATGCCCGCGTGCCGGTCGGTTGCAGGCGTCGGACGGCCAGGGGCCGGCGAGTGCCGATGGTTCAGGACGTGCGCGTCGCGCCCGCCGCGTCCAGGGCCGCGGTCGCGTCCCACTCGATCTGCCGCAGCAGCGGAGCGGGATCGTTCTGGAAGTAGAAGTGGCCGCCGTCGAACACCCGCAGGCCGAGGAAGTGTGCGGTGTGCTCCTCCCATCCGGCCATCCGCCGCGGTGACGCCGCGTGGTCCCCGACGCCGGCGTACGCGGACAGCGCCACGGGCAGGGGAGCGTGGTCGGGAGTGGGGCACCAGGTGTCCACCAGGCGCATGTCCGCCCGGATCATCGGGTCGAACACGGCCCACAGGTCGGGGTCGTCGAAGACCTCGTCGGGTGTGCCGCCGAGCAGCCTCAGGCGGCTGCGCAGCTCGGCGTCCGGCAGCTCGTGGTACCCGAGCCCCTGCCCCGTGAGCTGCGGCGCCGGCCGTCCGGAGAGACCGACCCACACCGGCAGCGGAAGCCCCCGGTCGACGAGCCGCTGGGTGATCTCGTACGCGATGAGGGCGCCCATGCTGTGCCCGAACAGGGCGTAGGGCGAGGTCTGTCGGGGTGCGATACGGCAGAGCAGGAAGTCGGCGAGGCGGCCGGCGTCAGCGATCTGCGGCCGGTCGAGCAGCAGGCCGTGGCCCGGGGCGTCGAGCAGTCGCACGTCCCAGGTGTCCGGCAGCATGGCCGGCCAGTGACGGTACAGCAGGTGTGAGCCCCCGGCGTGGTGCAGGACGAACAGGCGCAAGGCAGGTCGTGTGCTGTCCATCGCTCTTCCTCGGGGTCGGTCCTGGCTTCCCCGGACCATAGAACGGTGTGCGGTCCCCCGGGTGCGGGCACCAGACGGGCTCCACCTCGGGTGTGGCCGTTCTTGAGCGGTTCTCGGGCCGCGCGGGCACCGAAACGGGGCGCCGGACATCCGGCGGGTACGTGCTGCCGTTCGACGCGGGGGCGGGAGGCGGGTCCGGCCGGCCAGGGCCGACGTGTCGCGCCAGGGGCTTGAAATCACCTGTTTCGCCCGGGAGCCGGGGCACGCCCGACCGGCTCACGCGGCCGTCGGCACCTCTCGCGTACCGCGCCCTGCCGACCGGTCCGGCCTTGCCGTTTGCGGCATTCGGATGCGCGGAGCCATCCGCCGGGGCGCCGAACGGGCTCTCCCGGGTTCCGAAAGAGGGTTCGTCGAGCACCCGATCCAGAACGACTCGAACTCCGCCCTACCGCCCTTGTTGGCCCGGCGTTCGCATCCCTACGGTGACGTGGCAACGCCGGGCTCGCTACCGGCGCCGGGGGTCCTCTTCCACGGGACGCCCGAGCGGTTGTCGGGAGGACACCACCGATGGGCGCATCCGCGCCCGCCGCCGTCCCCTGCGCAGCCTGACGATTTCCCATCCCGAGTTACCCCAAGACGGTTGACGGTTAAGGACGGTGCCAGTTGAGCACGAACCCCTTCGATGACGAGGACGGCCGCTTCTTCGTCGTGGTCAACGCCGAGGAGCAGCACTCCCTGTGGCCGGTGTTCACCGAGGTGCCGGCCGGCTGGCGGGTGGTCTTCGGCGAGGCGGCCAAGGCCGAGTGCCTGGAGTACGTCGAGCAGAACTGGACCGACCTGCGCCCCAGGACGCTGCGCGAGGCCATGGCCGCGGACTGAAGGCCCCCCTGGGCTTTTGCCACGTGATGCGGCGGAACCCATGTCGCGACGAGCCCGGCCGGGACGCCCCCGTTCGGTCGGGCATCCGGGGGCCTCTCGTCTGGATCAGGCCGGGCTCGCGGGGTCCGGCACGCACTCCCCCGAGGTCTCGGCTTCGCTCGACCAGGGGGACCCCCTCCTGCGTTGTCGTCGGTCGCCCATGCTCCTTCCCCAAGCTCTCGGCTTCGCCCAAGCAGGGGAGACCCCATCCGACTCCCTCCTCCGCCTTGCAGCTGCACGAACGGACCCCGCTTCCTGATCCGGCCTGATCCAAACGAAAGGCCCTTGGAACGGAACACGCCGCGGCCCGCGGCGCTCGGCTTCGTGGGCCTGCACACCTACTTCTCGCCGGCGCTCGCGGCGTACCTGAGCGGGCCGGCGCAATGGAACGACAGTGACCGCCGCCCGCACGCTCCGTCGAGTGACCGGTCTACGCCCAGGCAAGCACTCTGAGTGGGGAGATGAAGATGGTGAGCGGCGCCGTGAGAACCGCGAGCAGATCCAAGGCCGGGCCGGCGGGCAGCAGCGGTGAGCCCGTGCAACGCGATGTGGTCCTGTCCTTCGTGGGGCCACAGGCCAAGGTGCAGAAGTCGGGCATGCTCCTCCCGCAGAACCTGTCGGAGCGGTCCTGGGAGCAGATCGGCACCAATCTGCGCGAGCTCGTGAACTCCTCGGCGTGGTGGCTCGCCGACTGGCTCATCTACGGGGAGGCCGCCTACGGGTGGCGGCGGTACAAGGAGGCCATCGAGCGGACCGGCCTCGACTACCAGACCCTGCGCAACTACGCCTGGGTGGCCCGCCGGTTCGAGCACCACCGCAGGCGGGACAGCCTCAGCTTCGCCCACCACGCCGAGGTCACCCGGCTGTCCCCGCCGGAGCAGGACTACTGGCTGCGCAAGGCCGAACAGCAGAAGTGGTCGCGCAACGAGCTCCGCAGGGCGGTGCGCGCCAGCCTGGCCGCGCAGAACGACACGGCCGAGATCCCCCCGGGCGGTGGCGCCGAGCAGCAGGACGTGCCCCAGCTCGCCAACTCGGCCGCCGCCGAGCGGCGCAAGCAGAAGGTCACCCGGCTCACCATCGAACTGTCCGCCGGTCAGCTGGATCTCTACTCGAAGGCCGCTGCCGCACACGGGATGCCCGTCGACAAATGGGTGGCCCAGGTCCTCGAAGCCGCCGATCAGCGGCCCCCTGAGCAGCGGACCGCCTGAGGGCTGTCCCGGGACAGCTCCCAGCGCCGCATCGCCCGAACGCCGTGCCGGCGGGCCTCCCCCTCCCGGGTGGGTGCGCCGACGGCCTGTCCGACCGGACACCACTCACATCGGAGCAGTTGATGATCCTTCAGGGAAAGCGGGTGGACCTGCCCACGACGCCCGTCGTCCACCGGCAGGTCGAGGCACACGCGCGGAACACGCCCGACGCCGTCGCCGTCTTCTACGCCGGCGAGCAGGTGACGTATGCGGAGCTGAACGCCAAGGCCAACCGGTTCGCACACCTGCTCCTGACGCGCGGGCACGGCCGGGGCGCGAAGGTGGGTGTCTGTCTCGACTACTCGGTCGACATGCTCGTCGCCATCCTCGGCACGCTGAAGGCCGGCGCGGCCTACGTACCCTTCGACCCGGCCTACCCCTCGGCGCGGCTCCAGCTGCTGTTGAGCCAGGTGCCCGGCCTCGCCCTCATCGTCGCCTCCCCGGCGACGGCCCCTCTGGTGGAGTCGGCGGACGTCGACATCATCGACCTGGCGCCGCTGGCCGAGCACCTCGCGGGCCTCCCGGCCACCGACCCCGGCGTCCCGGTCACCGGCGACGACGTGTGCTACGCGGTCTTCACGTCCGGCTCGACCGGTACGCCGAAGCTGACCGCGGTGCGGCACGAGGGCTGGTTCAACCTGATGAACTGGCTGAGCCTCGAATACGGCCTGCACATCGGGTCCCACAACCTGGTCGTCAGCGCGTTCGGTTTCGACCTCTCCCAGCGCGCCCTGATGACACCGCTGTTCTGCGGCGCCACCCAGTACCTGATGGCCACCCGGAACTTCGACGCCATGATGGCGTACCGGATGCTGACCGACCACGACATCCGCGTCGTGCACTGCGCCTCCAGCACGCTGTACCTGCTCGTGGACTGGGAGACCGCGCGGGGCCGGGACGCGCTCGCCCGGCTCGACTACGTGCTGTTCGGCGGAGAGGCGCTGAAGGCCGAGCGGCTCACCAACTGGGCGCGGCGCGAGGGCAATACGTGCACCCTGCTGCACCAGTACGGCGTCGCCGAGTGCACGGACGTCGCCACCTCCTACGATCTGGGCGACTACCGGCCGGGCGAGCACGAGATCGCACCGGTGGGCAGGCCGGCCTACAACACCGACATCCACCTCCTCGACGAGCACCTGAGCGAGGTCGGGCCGGGCGAGCAGGGCGAGATCTGCATCTCCGGCGCAGGCGTGGGCGC is drawn from Streptomyces sp. NBC_00464 and contains these coding sequences:
- a CDS encoding amino acid adenylation domain-containing protein, producing MILQGKRVDLPTTPVVHRQVEAHARNTPDAVAVFYAGEQVTYAELNAKANRFAHLLLTRGHGRGAKVGVCLDYSVDMLVAILGTLKAGAAYVPFDPAYPSARLQLLLSQVPGLALIVASPATAPLVESADVDIIDLAPLAEHLAGLPATDPGVPVTGDDVCYAVFTSGSTGTPKLTAVRHEGWFNLMNWLSLEYGLHIGSHNLVVSAFGFDLSQRALMTPLFCGATQYLMATRNFDAMMAYRMLTDHDIRVVHCASSTLYLLVDWETARGRDALARLDYVLFGGEALKAERLTNWARREGNTCTLLHQYGVAECTDVATSYDLGDYRPGEHEIAPVGRPAYNTDIHLLDEHLSEVGPGEQGEICISGAGVGAGYLNGSGPENAKFTTLVVDGVPRRLYRTGDRGQVNEAGELVVLGRIDAQVKVRGMRIDPTDIERALGRLAGVREAAVVVTYTDSGEAELTAFVVPAGADLTEDDLRTRLLWTLPRNMVPARFVNILRIPLSPHGKVDRAALADACRSRLAGSNSAA